One genomic segment of Plasmodium cynomolgi strain B DNA, chromosome 14, whole genome shotgun sequence includes these proteins:
- a CDS encoding hypothetical protein (putative), with amino-acid sequence MAQKRGTMLRVQRSTEKNFHTNAYFDSALDVSTHNDASINSNFSMGGNSLPRILKMYTRELQCSSDEQKSDVSHLRSENLFPQRNEHVSENTCLTSILHLSDVITSQSENFARLNGEHLNCYHSSVNSNVSRIESGVRSCLASSLLAKFCCTEIPIHEEGEEINCKTEPNCAHISEAVISTKDQNNGEANNIQFGTPKNGTNNETKNIQANDSLAEEDHLSAVGTSSICLPIKENSEDEQALCDSKKHRNGESLPSSKMYALPSPRGAPKSTNTYQISHPTVEPNPECAEYVNGNPEKELGQDKLQFADGHMNERMMVYYTDEEIQGGKKTFSTKLSASNDDNFELTQISCNTGGDGVERKKQHGNEKNCNCAEEKKDPSASPLSRKPRSYSLDDIKSGKVEIPNVIFTKLPFNSNGDNVIDSYRRNHKLLNFMKDCNESVGLILKYPQIERSQNRTFKVPSEISPAIRSNIGSAIIYEDKFDRRNYHPHVQNLHMGEIYESHVFNILKNKKDLGKKLFNQSNTYEKYKYNNINGFWISNIDKRRLVDPERNDSYITELIYEKNRSYSEEMETLKLCRGYDGIPPIAEFFKGNKFYLFLQKEGISRDYLNPVMATTMRRYDIEKVSDYEYVDTYECITPVHLS; translated from the coding sequence AtggcgcaaaaaaggggaaccatGTTACGCGTACAAAGATCAACGGAAAAGAATTTCCACACCAATGCGTACTTCGATTCCGCCCTGGATGTAAGCACACATAACGATGCTTCTATAAACAGTAATTTTTCCATGGGGGGGAACAGCCTTCCAcgcattttgaaaatgtacACAAGAGAGCTGCAATGTTCTAgtgatgaacaaaaaagtgacGTTTCTCACTTGAGGagtgaaaatttatttcctcaAAGAAATGAACATGTCAGTGAGAATACATGCCTAACAAGCATCCTTCACCTGAGTGATGTAATTACATCACAGAGCGAAAACTTTGCGCGCCTGAACGGTGAACATTTAAATTGTTACCATTCATCGGTAAATAGCAATGTTTCTCGCATCGAAAGTGGAGTTCGCTCCTGTTTAGCTTCATCACTAttagcaaaattttgttgcaCAGAAATACCGATCCATGAGGAAGGTGAAGAAATCAACTGCAAGACAGAACCAAATTGTGCTCACATCAGCGAGGCGGTTATTTCGACGAAGGATCAAAATAATGGTGAGGCGAATAATATCCAATTTGGAACTccgaaaaatggaacaaataatgaaacaaaaaatattcaggCAAATGATTCCTTAGCTGAAGAAGATCATCTGAGTGCAGTGGGAACTTCTTCAATTTGCCTCCccattaaagaaaattcgGAAGATGAACAAGCTTTGTGTGATAGTAAAAAGCACCGAAATGGTGAATCGCTCCCCTCTAGCAAAATGTATGCTTTGCCTAGCCCTAGAGGTGCCCCCAAATCTACAAACACGTATCAGATAAGTCATCCTACCGTAGAGCCCAACCCAGAATGTGCAGAATATGTGAATGGCAATCCTGAAAAGGAACTGGGTCAAGACAAATTACAATTTGCGGATGGTCATATGAACGAACGCATGATGGTATATTACACAGATGAAGAAATAcaggggggtaaaaaaacgTTTAGCACAAAATTGAGTGCATCGAATGATGACAATTTTGAGCTAACGCAAATTTCGTGTAACACTGGAGGGGATGGAgtagaacgaaaaaaacagcatggaaatgaaaaaaattgcaattgcgcggaagaaaaaaaggacccTTCAGCTTCACCTTTAAGTAGGAAACCACGGAGCTACTCGCTAGATGATAtaaaaagcggaaaagtAGAAATTCCAAACGTTATATTTACAAAGCTACCCTTCAATTCAAACGGAGACAATGTCATAGATTCGTATAGGCGAAATCATAAGCTACTAAATTTCATGAAGGACTGTAACGAGTCAGTTGGTCTGATTTTAAAATACCCACAAATTGAAAGGAGTCAAAATAGGACATTCAAAGTACCATCGGAAATTTCCCCTGCAATTAGGAGCAATATCGGTTCGGCCATCATATATGAAGACAAATTTGACAGGAGGAACTATCACCCACATGTTCAAAACTTACATATGGGGGAAATATACGAAAGTCATGTTTTTAacatattgaaaaataaaaaggatttGGGGAAGAAACTATTCAACCAAAGTAatacatatgaaaaatataaatataataatatcaaTGGATTTTGGATAAGTAACATTGACAAGAGACGCTTAGTAGACCCCGAAAGGAATGATAGCTACATTACCGAGctaatatatgaaaaaaatagatccTATTCTGAAGAAATGGAAACCCTAAAGCTTTGCAGAGGTTACGATGGCATTCCACCTATTGCAGAATTCTTCAAAGgcaataaattttatttatttttacaaaaggaGGGAATATCCCGTGATTATTTGAACCCCGTGATGGCAACCACCATGCGCCGGTACGACATAGAAAAGGTTTCGGACTACGAATATGTCGACACGTATGAATGTATCACGCCCGTTCATCTCTC
- a CDS encoding hypothetical protein (putative), giving the protein MAQSHVEIAKQLKHNSEEIKEYFEDLYAWQSEVSKEVVDPKGASIHGGTKWRGNNNALKRDHNSLESYYNAWDKLKIDDIDNNEEGPAIHRGGCSGEAHEETERGGHSEGAFHRARKTEELAPTVETERRKNTNICNSSFGKAQKEGGISESTNCVLNERNEEDRLVNLRSKVHDMYLSKNEEGKINYQNKRYNKCLENYNDLINYIDFELSNNNIFLQIEQNLDNELYLDVFSHKKQIFVNKNIEQLSILRTKVLVNRSLVYQRLFSYFESINDCSSIILFYNYFLPEHKNCTNYCIGMNSLTVNVKYVLFKAYYLRGMARYKLKIYKFSLKDFKSSKEYAKDMNCCSTLNIEKSIQLLQNVITQNDAKRRARRQAEYTSTLLERYKLKPRLLTIQLISREHTEDVIPLENNSNGVKCLTGVSNAEEPSTGCASVGWNSPCEERKYLRHFAQGGNPREVDSGGTAPVRRNSNVEAAPEGEHNNVGHRDRNILRDSHMDNHADSHHDTDSSLTLSESTVLSDVEETKPPLLTMFSGASLGKNKIKNKISFELLWNSNEIKSNFKKQIDILKTAFLEEGIFEFNLDRDIYVDILDSLFKNNFLSLFENVDNEEGIKIKLQRGACAGLSPNADGETNKTAQSPSNGELANVQEREDAGELLNCAECVVLIDILYLLTNGGKENYVLLFVDKKERTLLLTFYNFILKYTNVFLCNENCLKEKTLLLKGLLERIS; this is encoded by the exons ATGGCTCAGTCTCACGTAGAAATTGCCAAGCAGCTGAAACACAACTCGGAGGAGATAAAGGAGTACTTCGAGGACCTGTACGCGTGGCAAAGCGAAGTTAGCAAAGAG GTTGTAGATCCTAAGGGTGCCAGCATTCACGGGGGAACAAAGTGGAGAGGAAATAATAATGCTCTAAAGAGGGACCACAACTCGCTGGAGAGCTACTACAATGCGTGGGACAAACTCAAAATAGACGATATTGATAATAACGAAGAGGGGCCAGCTATCCATCGTGGAGGATGCAGTGGGGAGGCACACGAGGAAACGGAAAGGGGAGGACATTCTGAGGGGGCATTTCATAGAGCGAGGAAGACAGAAGAATTAGCCCCTACTGTTGAGacagaaagaagaaaaaacaccaaCATCTGCAACAGTAGCTTCGGCAAAGCGCAAAAAGAAGGTGGGATAAGTGAAAGTACCAATTGTGTCCTCAACGAACGAAACGAAGAAGACCGGTTAGTGAATCTCCGATCCAAAGTTCACGATATGTACCTCTccaaaaacgaagaaggaaaaataaactacCAAAACAAAAGGTACAATAAATGCttagaaaattacaatgacCTAATTAACTACATCGATTTTGAACTAAGCaacaataatatatttttacagatCGAACAAAATCTAGATAATGAGTTATACCTAGATGTATTCTCccacaaaaaacaaatttttgtgaacaaaaatatcgAACAGTTAAGCATTCTTAGGACTAAAGTTCTTGTAAATAGATCATTAGTATATCAGAGGTTGTTTTCCTATTTTGAAAGCATCAATGATTGTTCttccataattttattttacaattattttttgcctgaGCATAAAAATTGCACTAACTACTGCATAGGTATGAATTCCCTCACGGTGAATGTTAAGTATGTTCTTTTCAAGGCATACTACTTAAGGGGGATGGCAAGATATAAgctaaaaatttataaattttccCTTAAGGATTTTAAATCTTCCAAAGAGTATGCAAAGGATATGAACTGCTGTTCTACTCTCAATATTGAGAAATCGATTCAGCTGCTACAAAATGTGATAACACAAAATGATGCTAAAAGACGGGCGAGGAGACAAGCTGAGTACACATCTACCCTTCTAGAGAGATACAAACTAAAGCCAAGGCTGTTAACTATTCAACTTATATCAAGAGAGCACACTGAGGATGTGATTCCCTTGGAAAATAATAGCAATGGTGTTAAGTGCCTCACGGGGGTGTCAAACGCGGAGGAGCCAAGTACGGGGTGTGCATCTGTGGGGTGGAATTCCCCTTGTGAGGAAAGGAAATATCTACGGCATTTCGCTCAAGGGGGAAACCCTCGAGAGGTGGATAGTGGGGGTACTGCCCCGGTGCGAAGAAACAGCAACGTGGAAGCAGCGCCTGAGGGGGAGCACAACAATGTGGGGCATAGAGACAGGAACATCTTAAGGGATAGCCACATGGATAACCATGCAGATAGCCACCACGACACGGACAGCAGCCTCACTCTGAGCGAGAGCACCGTGCTGAGCGACGTGGAAGAAACGAAACCGCCCCTGCTCACCATGTTCAGCGGAGCAAGCCtcgggaaaaacaaaattaaaaataagataaGCTTCGAACTCCTTTGGAAttcaaatgaaataaaaagcaactttaaaaaacaaatcgatATTCTCAAAACTGCTTTTTTGGAAGAAGGCATATTCGAGTTCAACCTCGATAGGGACATTTACGTAGATATACTCGACTCCCtgtttaaaaataacttCCTGTCCTTGTTTGAAAATGTGGATAACGAGGagggcataaaaataaagttgcAGAGAGGCGCCTGCGCAGGGCTTTCTCCCAATGCTGATGGggaaacaaataaaactgCCCAGTCACCTTCAAACGGAGAATTGGCGAATGTACAAGAAAGGGAAGATGCCGGAGAATTGCTAAACTGTGCCGAGTGCGTAGTGCTCATAGATATATTGTACCTCCTCACCAACGGTGGAAAGGAAAACTATGTCCTCCTCTTTGtcgacaaaaaggaaagaacaTTGTTGCTAACGTTTTACAACTTTATTTTGAAGTATACAAATGTGTTCCTCTGCAATGAAAACTGCCTAAAGGAGAAGACTCTTCTGTTGAAGGGGTTGCTCGAAAGGATATCTTAA
- a CDS encoding hypothetical protein (putative) has product MTTMIKLHYDEKNDEEENMIIRCADYETFKSYVLKKYDKIYEIVNYENENINYYSVKWINFINRRVPILLQNKSGPCPLLCITNILLLRNQLQIDKKIKKISQSFLESKIMNILLESNRKNVTDNTASCNYRKNIIECVDILPQLKYGLDVNCKFSNIHSFEYTKGLCIFDMLNIPLYHGWVISSDDVMFYSYLKDYSYNVIINKIVRYNEYYERKKKKNADESSNEKTTILYQLEDVKEEKMDDCDLGKPCERDALMDGPTNNPGGASNSDQKGIPNDTIVDLAKGTNKSTEKNDKKKSINGIPIFPDDLDKISEENFKTTLFQDSSSVHAGTISPLDTDTTKKKNTTFGKKNTSGDACSSKRRTHSNVINLKQPCSLDLEKATNKYSTETGRKSDGFFVKEGKTPSNLAFSTKKNNANRNASIGANVNISTIANVVSSISSDNSSGDVNVVTTPKFPEDPLPTTSTSLIPIEYSSEGNTQDRSKKSVLDEKAIRNNELFMESNKIASLTSETVNADIADNYTENSENFIMKNYNTDINLTPYEIHEAIIISEFLETYKTQLTLVGLKLLRENLNPNQLVAFFRNNHFNTLFKYENKLFLLAADISFLHLSCTWELFDSVDNDTSYYDNNFRCISNQKNLENNLNHSIIYLKNYDRNSAKNNTHCVKSNTSLSTTKKKKKKCTFMHVYPHLLPILNMNDT; this is encoded by the exons ATGACAACTATGATCAAACTGCATTATGACGAGAAAAATGACGAAGAAGAGAATATGATTATTCGGTGCGCCGATTACGAGACGTTCAAATCCTATGTACTAAAAAAATACGACAAAATATACGAAATTGTAAActacgaaaatgaaaacataaaCTATTATAGCGTCAAATGGATCAACTTCATAAATAGGAGAGTACCAATTTTGttgcaaaataaaagcgGACCATGTCCCCTTCTCTGTATTACGAACATTCTGCTTCTACGTAATCAGTTACAGATTGacaagaaaattaaaaaaatatcacagAGCTTCCTCGAAagtaaaattatgaacataCTGTTAGAATCcaatagaaaaaatgtaaccgATAATACCGCGTCATGTAATTATAGGAAAAACATAATCGAGTGTGTAGATATATTGCCCCAGTTAAAATACGGACTTGACGttaattgtaaattttctaATATTCATTCATTTGAGTACACCAAAGGGTTGTGCATTTTTGATATGCTGAATATCCCATTATATCATGGTTGGGTCATCTCGTCAGACGATGTGATGTTTTACTCCTACTTAAAAGATTATTCCTACAATgtgataataaataaaattgtgaGATATAATGAATACTACgagagaaagaagaaaaaaaatgcagacgAATCGTCCAATGAGAAAACCACCATTTTGTACCAGTTGGAGGATgtgaaagaggaaaaaatggacgaCTGCGATTTGGGAAAACCCTGTGAGAGGGATGCGCTCATGGATGGCCCGACAAATAACCCAGGAGGAGCCTCCAACAGTGATCAGAAAGGTATCCCCAATGATACCATCGTCGATCTAGCCAAAGGAACAAACAaaagtacagaaaaaaatgataaaaaaaaaagcataaatgGTATACCCATTTTTCCAGATGACCTTGATAAAATttcagaagaaaatttcaaaacgACATTATTTCAAGACAGCTCTTCTGTGCACGCTGGTACCATCTCTCCGTTGGATACAgacacaacaaaaaaaaagaacacaacttttggaaaaaaaaacacgagTGGAGATGCGTGTAGCAGTAAGAGGAGAACACACAGCAACGTGATTAACTTGAAGCAGCCATGCTCCTTAGATTTGGAAAAAGCTACAAATAAGTATAGCACCGAAACGGGGAGGAAATCGGACGGATTTTTTGTGAAGGAAGGTAAAACGCCAAGCAATTTGGCCTtctctacaaaaaaaaacaacgccAATAGGAATGCTTCTATTGGCGCTAATGTAAATATTAGTACCATTGCCAATGTTGTTAGCTCTATCAGCAGTGATAACAGCAGCGGCGATGTGAACGTGGTAACCACGCCAAAATTTCCGGAGGACCCCCTGCCGACCACCTCCACCAGTCTAATTCCAATTGAATACTCTTCTGAGGGAAATACCCAGGATAGGTCAAAAAAATCCGTGTTGGACGAAAAAGCGATCAGAAATAATGAACTATTCATGGAATCCAACAAAATAGCTAGCTTAACTAGCGAAACGGTGAATGCAGATATAGCAGATAATTACACAGAAAatagtgaaaattttattatgaaaaattacaacacAGATATAAATTTAACTCCATACGAAATTCACGAAGCGATAATCATTTCGGAATTTCTGGAAACGTATAAAACTCAGTTGACATTAGTTGGGTTGAAATTATTGAGAGAAAATTTGAACCCAAATCAACTTGTAGCCTTTTTCAGGAATAACCATTTTAacaccctttttaaatatgaaaataaattattcctGCTGGCTGCAGACATTTCCTTTCTACATTTGAGTTGTACATGGGAATTATTTGACAGCGTAGATAATGACACCTCCTACTATGATAACAATTTTAGGTGCATATCGAATcagaaaaatttggaaaataatttaaaccattccattatttatttgaagAATTATGATAGGAATAGTGCCAAAAATAACACGCATTGTGTTAAGTCCAATACGTCCCTTTCCActacgaagaagaagaagaaaaagtgtaCCTTTAT GCATGTGTACCCACATTTGCTCcccattttaaatatgaatgaTACCTAA
- a CDS encoding N(2),N(2)-dimethylguanosine tRNA methyltransferase yields the protein MIGIKNEVNNNDKHKRKFVEENKKHFHNKYNRPNKRNNIGNNGKRKGGGVEEGGGGGGTPFYKENSKYIFEGSVKIKNKSNHIFYNKAQVFNRDMSIILIKALEIYLKNKNKDNGKIQFRGFNVVELLSASGIRSIRYVKELRETINHIITNDIDKYACKQIRRNFKRNQINKEKYTILCNDANSVMNILNVDNIYSKKRNTKKLDVGFTYVNSITDYNDYFKEALKFLKYITNYNRGRSNNEVKEDISIDNSPHHNNGIKHGNNGRSNVGTKIKPIEDNHDLVDSDSTAFSSNEEDFTKIDMLDEAHDERVYAERASAAEAGSRSLKGAANGGENGGANGAENGEANGEANGGANGGANGGANHRETNPFGATQNAGEKTPLNESMMDEIIQRSKLTEKYMFDIIDIDPYGSSIEYLESCLKYGRSNFFILITNTDMRVLNGKFPDVSFYKYNSMIFSKRVHYNKEYSIRVLFYKIKTIASKYKKCVIPFSSLNIDFYIRILVQVVDDALQTKDLCVDSGMVYQCNNCSSFYINPLASKKDRNISVADNKRYNKRWRQNKHKDGAVLNTEEEEKKKEEEEDQKKEKEDAHDAEDIPDAQLDHLHDANKHAHEKEKGTSGDFADDATDGDTAENVEDGDNTADKVPYDNVVENEDNFERLINGEDEGNMENTVHSEHTKNGGDVASGAPRNAAGDITGDIAGNVTADATAGATGEPSPKGRPTHSNPAIGNKYKSGKLTISNKCVECGGEILIGGPIYIGKLHNVEFIHTCISLLENLQEYNLNTITSRDRILINFRCLKQEINIPLYYNLPDLFRNFRLCSISRKLFVNALLNLNYEVSYFHKDPDSVKTNAPNDVFMDIFRAIIFKVNSKKRIPDAAERKKEEFNALSSKKNEATEESPKKVYSINTIKDEKLREKLLSYEFFKKNSTIDNINISVNNKENTDH from the coding sequence agagtaatcacattttttacaacaaggCCCAGGTGTTTAATCGTGACATGAgcattattttgataaaagcgttagaaatatatttaaaaaataaaaataaggacaACGGAAAAATCCAATTCAGAGGATTTAACGTCGTCGAGTTGTTAAGTGCAAGCGGAATAAGAAGCATAAGGTATGTGAAGGAATTACGAGAAACCATAAACCACATCATCACAAATGATATTGACAAATATGCCTGTAAACAGATAAggagaaattttaaaagaaatcaGATTAATAAGGAGAAGTATACAATTTTATGTAATGATGCAAATAGCGTTATGAACATCCTTAATGTGGACAATATTTATTCGAAGAAGAGAAACACGAAAAAATTAGATGTTGGTTTTACCTACGTCAACAGCATCACGGATTATAACGACTACTTTAAGGAAgctttgaaatttttaaaatatataacgaATTACAATAGAGGCAGAAGCAATAACGAGGTTAAGGAGGACATTAGTATTGATAACTCTCCGCATCATAATAATGGTATTAAACATGGTAACAACGGTAGGAGTAACGTAGGCACGAAAATTAAACCTATTGAGGATAACCATGATTTAGTGGACAGTGACTCCACTGCGTTCTCGAGCAATGAGGAGGACTTCACCAAAATTGATATGCTGGACGAGGCGCACGACGAAAGGGTGTACGCGGAAAGGGCAAGCGCAGCAGAAGCGGGGAGTAGGTCATTGAAGGGGGCagcaaatgggggagaaaacGGTGGAGCAAATGGGGCAGAAAACGGGGAAGCAAACGGGGAAGCAAACGGGGGAGCAAACGGGGGAGCAAACGGGGGAGCAAACCACAGAGAGACGAACCCGTTCGGGGCCACACAAAACGCAGGCGAGAAAACCCCCCTGAACGAAAGCATGATGGATGAAATTATACAAAGGAGCAAACTCACGGAAAAGTACATGTTCGATATAATCGACATAGACCCATACGGATCGTCCATAGAGTACCTGGAAAGCTGCCTAAAATATGGAAGAAgcaatttcttcatattaaTAACGAATACAGACATGAGAGTATTGAATGGAAAATTCCCAgatgtttctttttacaaatataacaGCATGATATTTAGCAAGAGAGTTCATTACAATAAGGAGTATAGCATAAGAGTActgttttacaaaataaaaacgatcGCCTCGAAGTATAAGAAGTGCGTTATtccattttcttctcttAACATTGACTTTTACATTCGCATATTAGTACAAGTCGTAGATGATGCTTTACAGACAAAGGACCTCTGCGTCGATAGTGGGATGGTTTATCAGTGCAACAATTGTTCCAGCTTTTATATCAATCCCTTGGCATCGAAAAAGGACAGGAATATTTCAGTAGCGGATAATAAGAGGTACAACAAGAGGTGGAGACAGAACAAGCATAAGGATGGGGCAGTTTTAAACaccgaggaggaggagaaaaagaaagaggaggaggaggatcagaagaaggaaaaggaggatgCCCATGATGCAGAAGATATTCCAGACGCACAGTTAGACCATTTGCATGATGCTAATAAACATGCtcatgaaaaggaaaaaggcacAAGTGGAGATTTTGCGGATGACGCAACTGATGGGGATACGGCGGAGAATGTGGAGGATGGGGATAATACGGCTGATAAGGTACCATATGATAACGTGGTAGAGAATGAAGATAATTTTGAACGACTGATCAATGGCGAGGACGAGGGCAATATGGAAAATACTGTGCATAGCgagcacacaaaaaatgggggagatgTGGCTAGCGGCGCGCCCCGTAACGCGGCTGGTGACATAACTGGTGACATAGCTGGTAACGTGACTGCTGACGCGACTGCTGGCGCGACTGGAGAGCCATCTCCAAAGGGCCGACCAACGCACAGCAATCCTGCCATaggaaataaatacaaaagcGGCAAATTGACCATTTCCAACAAGTGTGTAGAATGCGGAGGAGAAATACTAATAGGTGGCCCCATCTACATCGGAAAGTTGCACAATGTTGAGTTTATCCACACGTGTATATCGTTACTGGAAAACTTACAAGAATACAATTTAAACACCATCACATCAAGGGATagaatattaataaatttcagGTGCCTAAAAcaggaaataaatattccATTGTATTATAATTTACCAGACCTTTTTAGAAATTTTAGACTGTGCTCTATCTCTAGAAAGCTGTTCGTGAATGCACTGCTAAATTTGAATTATGAAGTTTCGTATTTTCACAAGGATCCAGATAGTGTCAAGACAAACGCTCCTAACGATGTCTTTATGGACATTTTTCGtgccattatttttaaagtaaaTTCCAAAAAGAGAATTCCCGATGCTgcggaaaggaagaaggaggaatTTAATGCTCTGAGCAGTAAGAAAAACGAAGCCACGGAAGAGAGCCCCAAAAAAGTATATTCCATAAATACGATAAAGGATGAAAAGttgagagaaaaattattgtcgtatgaattttttaaaaagaattcgACCATTGACAATATCAATATTTCTGTTAATAATAAAGAGAATACTGATCAT
- a CDS encoding hypothetical protein (putative) has translation MKCNNESRMSREMTSGINPYGERKKESRITIPLVTLSKREKKKKREDEYNKIMESSEEKSDFFNDDKNYYSYSDRSENSQSQMTKAQPVGSAFPLHGDTQSGTTYKSGRSNHVLTPTSANLEENILRNLEDDSSYDGHFGSDTEKSKSARSSRRISVTREKSCEEDHFRHQKSSLKSGGSSRRFENCVSGGSSCRFEKRLSGGSSCRFEKRLSGGKVKFDKGDSADWLHRTAYKMVQMGNTQKTDLWFIDTMNEMLDRLCDGNEQEGHKNDGAVINTTSNSINLNYPPLGINIILRWPEYLKLNSIISGTHIFPIYEGIRSIFIKYQSQKLEGKNNKAGKSTTVLPLPTFPHENGKDRCIPKAYSNLPNLKLPTDSEATAHAQYPHNNFHVKKGRIIHDDDYDDFLFSNLPYLIQRMRNKYNEFCEHIGETLEHIDKENYTFKQYCFAVSKIFAQNLINMIPFSKFPELFSHMTNSFHTCIRHNQNEESMTETDFINTYNLQYSNNKMGTAYSLPMELGSSMSNLSSTIRMNCSGQKKNVFLNSNAAFVSKGGGSHIFPRGRSINVNEQQRRHSLSHNFHGTKRDSTILPGGTLEERRNYLTGNFNTLPKYVKTCANSRKKLSNSLRPSDLIKMASVRNNALINVDTLRKCKSSYAPSTSQEVVPKVNTEVGAQEEADVAGKHLDNSQKNSFDEIGESFNATASENYCTAKSMPLN, from the exons ATGAAATGTAACAACGAAAGTAGAATGTCGAGAGAAATGACGTCGGGAATTAACCCATATGgagagaggaaaaaagagtCTAGAA TAACGATTCCATTGGTGACTCTTTcgaagagagagaaaaaaaaaaagagagaagatgagtataacaaaattatggaGAGTTCGGAAGAGAAGAGTGACTTTTTCaatgatgataaaaattactACTCGTACTCGGACAGGAGTGAAAACTCTCAATCACAAATGACCAAAGCGCAGCCAGTGGGGTCAGCCTTCCCCTTGCATGGAGATACACAAAGTGGAACCACGTATAAAAGTGGCAGAAGCAACCATGTGCTGACACCAACCAGCGCAAatttagaagaaaatattttaagaaatttggAAGATGATAGCAGCTATGATGGACATTTTGGTAGCGACACGGAGAAGAGTAAAAGTGCCAGATCTAGTAGAAGGATATCCGTTACGAGGGAAAAATCATGCGAGGAGGATCACTTCAGGCATCAGAAAAGTAGCCTAAAAAGTGGGGGAAGTAGTCGCAGATTTGAAAATTGCGTCAGTGGGGGAAGTAGTTGCAGATTTGAAAAGCGCCTCAGTGGGGGAAGTAGTTGCAGATTTGAAAAGCGCCTCAGTGGAGGGAAGGTAAAATTTGATAAAGGCGATAGCGCTGATTGGCTCCATAGGACTGCATACAAAATGGTACAAATGGGAAACACGCAGAAAACAGATCTTTGGTTTATAGACACCATGAATGAGATGCTAGACAGACTTTGCGATGGGAACGAACAGGAGGGGCACAAAAACGATGGAGCCGTTATTAACACCACCTCGAACTCCATCAATTTAAATTATCCCCCGTTAGGAATAAACATAATATTGAGGTGGCcagaatatttaaaattgaaCAGCATAATTTCAGGCActcatatttttcccatctATGAGGGCATACGtagcatttttataaaataccagagccaaaaattggaagggaaaaataataaggcAGGAAAAAGCACTACCGTTTTGCCGTTACCCACATTTCCGcatgaaaatggaaaggataGATGTATCCCAAAGGCTTATTCAAATTTGCCAAACTTGAAATTGCCAACTGATAGCGAAGCTACTGCACATGCACAATACCCTCACAACAACtttcacgtgaaaaaagGTCGCATCATACACGATGATGATTATGATGATTTTCTCTTCTCCAATTTACCATACTTAATCCAAAGGatgagaaataaatataatgaattcTGCGAACATATTGGAGAAACACTAGAGCATATAGACaaagaaaattacacatTTAAGCAATACTGTTTTGCAGTTTCGAAAATATTTGctcaaaatttaataaatatgatacCCTTTTCAAAGTTCCCTGAGCTGTTTAGCCATATGACGAATTCCTTCCACACGTGTATTCGTCATAATCAGAATGAAGAATCCATGACTGAAACGGATTTTATCAACACGTATAATTTGCAATATAGTAACAATAAGATGGGAACTGCATATTCCCTACCGATGGAATTGGGTAGCTCCATGTCAAATTTAAGTTCTACCATTAGGATGAACTGCAgtggacagaaaaaaaatgtgttcctCAATTCGAACGCAGCATTTGTTTCCAAGGGAGGAGGGAGTCATATCTTTCCCAGGGGAAGAAGTATCAACGTAAATGAGCAACAGAGAAGGCATAGTCTCTCTCACAATTTCCATGGTACCAAAAGGGACAGTACAATTTTGCCAGGTGGTACACTtgaggaaagaagaaattatcTAACTGGAAATTTTAACACCCTGCCAAAGTACGTAAAAACATGTGCTAATAGTCGCAAAAAGTTGAGCAATTCTTTAAGACCCTCggatttaataaaaatggcaagtGTCAGAAATAATGCTCTTATAAACGTGGACACATTACGGAAGTGTAAATCGTCGTATGCCCCATCAACAAGCCAAGAGGTAGTGCCAAAGGTTAACACAGAAGTGGGGGCGCAGGAGGAGGCTGATGTGGCAGGTAAGCACTTAGATAACTCGCAAAAGAACTCCTTCGATGAGATAGGCGAGTCGTTTAATGCAACCGCCAGTGAAAATTACTGCACGGCGAAGTCGATGCCCCTTAATTAG